In Argiope bruennichi chromosome X1, qqArgBrue1.1, whole genome shotgun sequence, the genomic stretch TTTGACATTTGAAAAAGTACAGAAATGAAATGTCAGAAGCTTTATCATAACAGTCCCCAGATGAAAGACACTTATAAGCACAACCTTAAGTAGTATTTCTACCATTAAgtttaagatatattaatttcatatctgATTTTATTCACAGCgctcaatataaataacattttaaggaaaaaattaaacatttaacaaagaattaaaaaattaagagaatttggATAGTCAGTTACTCAAGAATATTATAAAGATTCATTTGTAGATGAGAGTATTTTATTCGCATTTCAAAACGTCTATCTATAcgcatatattttcaaaactccatgctaaacaatatattttaaagtaaagatttCATAATCTGCAAGATTTTGGGCACAACGCGAAAACGGTTGAACAATGTAGATGGATTCGCACATTCTTGAACTAGAACAGataaatttgtttgagtattAACGTTTTCAGGTATTTCGTGTAAGAAACCCTTTGGAGAATAATAAGATTCCGGAACAAGTAAACCTTTACAAATAGCATAATAATTATGGTCAGACTGACTATGATTACACAGATCGTCAAAAGAAAAGTTCAAACAATCTTTGCAGAATTGTCCTTTGCTATGATGCCGTTTGTTCAAAAAGTTTTgatctgtaaaaaataaattaaatactgttaGTGTCATATTTTAGCAGATAtgctttggaaaaataaaatatttaaacaagaatttatatataaatagtattaaatttaataaataatatcagacAGCTATTCTAATAGAAAGATTATCGAATATTGCTCTTTTTTGTCATACATCAAACACACAAATGCTACAAGTTCACATAGTTATGattaaagtattcaaataaaataacaaaaaattgataCTATATACAGAGAGTAAATATTTAACCATAAacagatttattttgtttaaagtgAATTATTACTTTCGCACGAAGAGTAATAATCTCCACAAACTCTGTCAATAGAGGGGTGAATGTGGCGTAATAAAATCAGTGGCATAATGAGATTAAGTAGCACTCAGGGAACAACATGATATTACTTCTCGCTGTAATTAGTTGTATAGAACTATAAATGTTGCCCGGGTACAGTATTAGTTCATTTATCATATTTACCTTTGAAAAATGGCATAAATTAGCTAATGTTTTGTCTCCATGGCACATGGGAGCATCTATATCTTTCAGTCACTATGCCTCTGTATAAGATATAATTCTAATATGGTTAATTTTGTAATAGAAAGATTCACGCAACTGCAAATTTGTccttttgaaattcttcattaaataaccttttagtttagaatttcaaatagCACTAACATATTTTGAAGTTCTAataacctttaatttttttttttctatattagcAAATGAAACGATTACGCATactgaactttttaaatttaactaaaacagTTTAAAGTAATCATTTCTGCACCTAAATTTATTCgtagtgttgttttttttaattaaaagtcctTTCATGCCTTGATTCAACAGTTTCTTAGTTCAACTCTTTtaagtttagttaaatttaattatattaacgtcctgttttcaAGTAATAATGAGCCTATTTTGGGATAGACCTCATACTTCAGTATagcgatcagatgacgaagagaatacctgagctggcaacccctcaCCAACTTTCTACACCAGCAGGAGAGCATTTGGCCTCGACGAATTTAAAATCTACTAGATCCGCTTACTCGCAATTCTTCGGTAGAAATCAGGTACCAAACCTGTAATCCTCTGGTTCTGAAGCTGAGGCCTTACCATTATGCCCCTTTCAGGTCCTTAAATGGTTTAGAAGCATTTTTTCctctaaataattttacattatttttaaaaggataggATACTATTTATCCCGTACTGTATACTGACCATTTGgggaaataaagagaaaaaggctttttaatcaaataaaattttaactgcaaATTTAATAGATACGAATTCAAAaactagaataaataaataaacacgggATTACATAAATTCTAATTCATACTAACAGAAAATATCGTATATTCTTAccttttttcaaattgaaacgATCCACAATGACAACGCTTTCAACATCAACAAGTAAAACAGTTCCATCAGATCTAACAGCGAAGTTATCCATATTCACATCTGTCATGTACAGAGAAAACCCCGAATCATTTTCTGTTAACATCTGAGCAATCAACAAAAGCTGGTAAGCAATATCTACCCTCTGTTTCCATGGAGAATCCTCATAATACGAGATAGTCTTTCCCACATATTCTTCAACAATGACACGACCACAAGAGCCCAAATATTGTGGAAAAGGCCATCCCTCAGCTTGAGAAAATGCctatggaagatttttttaaaaaactttatagaTTAGATTTACTTATGTACGTATTTTAATgaggaaaattttgtaaaaattaaggaaggaaaaagaagtaaatttctCTATAGAaagatttttcagaattaaacaGTAAAGAATAAGTatcaatcaacaaaaatatttttctacattaaaacttttttctaaatcAATATAAAGTACACATCAATATAAAGTGaagtaaaacttttaaacattgaatagattgattaaaaattaagttttgtatGTATGACTACAGATGttgatattttacagaaaatctgatgtgcacacacaaaaaaaagtacaaatttgggcttaaaaaatttattaaggcatttcaaacattttctttcttttttt encodes the following:
- the LOC129958834 gene encoding divergent protein kinase domain 2A-like; the encoded protein is MMRRRKVILLTIVVILIIIGFKMLFYFHVDPSSEEFTNVDLCPACYGRDLCPQFFHGDISLLGISKLRYLKSSKNVFLGKLSNNRVVLKKLAHDSEIANMDKLLCDKANLSPCDVKDAVKILIHKHLEIPDSFHFKNLIKTLDSSTDITRCPSERLITYLQDQLNMKRKLIDFEDVGSHGLGELMYGLLLNPEGIILQAFSQAEGWPFPQYLGSCGRVIVEEYVGKTISYYEDSPWKQRVDIAYQLLLIAQMLTENDSGFSLYMTDVNMDNFAVRSDGTVLLVDVESVVIVDRFNLKKDQNFLNKRHHSKGQFCKDCLNFSFDDLCNHSQSDHNYYAICKGLLVPESYYSPKGFLHEIPENVNTQTNLSVLVQECANPSTLFNRFRVVPKILQIMKSLL